In Streptomyces sp. P3, one DNA window encodes the following:
- a CDS encoding type I polyketide synthase, whose product MSEDRLREFLTRVSSDLQRTRARLRQVEGRATEPIAVVSMSCRYPGGVRTPEDLWHLVDTGTDGVSAFPDNRGWDLDALYNPDPANPGTCYTREGGFLHDAADFDPAFFGMSPREALATDPQQRVLLEIVWESLERAGLRPADLRGSATGVFAGVMYNDYATRFPEPPPGVEGHLGNGSAASIASGRVSYTFGFEGPAVTVDTACSSSLVALHLAVQSLRQGECDLALAGGVAFMSTPVTFLEFSRQRGLAPDGRCKSFADATDGTGWGEGAGVLLLERLSDARRNGHEVLAVVRGSAVNQDGASSGLTAPNGPSQQRVIRQALTSAGLSPLDVDAVEAHGTGTTLGDPIEAQALLAAYGQDRAEDRPLWLGSLKSNIGHTQAAAGVGGVIKMVMALRHARLPRTLHVDAPTTKVDWTEGHVRLLTEPVVWPPGDRPRRAGVSAFGVSGTNAHVILEETPPDEAEATEPEDADSTPEPTAPPVVPWVLSARTADALRAQATGLLDHLDAHPGTDDLAVARTLTLRRSLFEQRAVVLGTDCETLTAGLDVLAAGGTSPDVITATARRGGRTAFLFAGQGAQRVGMGRELYASFPVFADAFDAVCAQVGGGLREVVFGEDVELLGRTEWAQPALFAVEVALFRLVESFGVRPDFVMGHSVGEIAAAHVAGVLSLEDACALVVARGRLMQGLPSGGVMVAVEAAEGEVLALLEGREGEVSVAAVNGPRAVVIAGVEAAVAGVVEVLKARGRRASGLRVSHAFHSPLMEPMLEAFREVAEGIAYGSASIPVVSNVSGRLAVEGELASAEYWVRHVREAVRFADGIGVLAGEGVTRFLEIGPDATLTALARTAVEESGGEALFAATLRKDRDESRTTVAAMAALHVSGSPVDWKMLLNGTDESVQLPTYPFQRTRYWLDPVANHAGRQGGHPLLSDGIGLADSTTVVATGRLSPRTQPWLGELATGGGSLVAASVLTDLALHAGRGVGAHHLAELRVDTPLPLSTTGEIEVQTVTEAVQGERRWTFALHGRPYDPDAGPSDEDRPWTRHARGILLGGPDDPTGPSPDASEPAAAWPPPGAVPVHLDEVYTDLDLPRSPVLTAVWRLGNEVFAEAALPEAAEAEAARFAVHPALLDSALLVLTAAGQPVPHLVAWSGVTLHARAAASIRLHVVPRSTTESELRLLDVTGAPVLTASAVTVLPFDADERPDAVGHLGSDLYSVTWVAAEAATERDNVGAVAHKSPEELLTALSAASDDAPFADLVALRWHTADAYSDAGLVPDVHTAAEQALRLLQRWLTETRADHSRLLLLTRGAVAARPGETVVDLPAAAVRGLFKSAASENPGRILLLDTDTDTDTDTTPTDDQLKDAARRGRDELVLRNAQLFAPMLTRVTAPAQRPAAAAFPADRTVLVTGGTGTVGSATVRHLVHRHGVRHLLLVTRRGPQAPGAAELIAELAAVDARVTVVSCDAADRDALADVIRDISPEHPLGAVVHIAGTLDDRVVTSLTPERLTSVLRPKVDAAVHLHELTRHLDLSAFVLFSSAAATFAGPGQGNYVAANSFLDAFAVSLRGDGRPAVSVAWGLWDADSAMTSGLTDAAQNRAARNGIGALATGDALALFDRALTHTDVTPIPLRLDRAALRRTADRLPPLLRALAGRPTLREAASAARSAAPQLDLLDLPESRRGEAVAGLVRRTLADVLGHAPEAHIRPDTPFTQLGLDSLTALELRNSLSAATGIRLPATLVFDHPTPEAVTELLQAALAPSLHTNASAVRLSEPAALADDPIAIIGMGCRFPGGVETPEQFWDLLRQGEDSIGGFPTDRGWDNLTAFDGLDGAGRDTSAYPRHGGFLSDVGRFDAEFFGVSPREALAMDPQQRLLLEVSWEAVERAGLDPRSLRGSRTGVFVGTNGQDYPALLSLSEGDFGGYVGTGNAASVASGRVSYALGLEGPAVTIDTACSSSLVALHLAAQSLRSDECSKALVAGVTVMSTPAAFVEFGRQGGLAVDGRCRAFGEGADGTGWGEGVGVLLVERLSDARRLGHRVLAVVRGSAVNQDGASNGLTAPNGPSQQRVIRAALGSAGLSAVDVDVVEAHGTGTRLGDPIEAQALLATYGQGRVEGRPLWLGSVKSNVGHTQAAAGVAGVIKMVLALRRGVLPATLHVGEPSSHVDWSAGEVRLLTEAQPWPEADGRVRRAGVSSFGLSGTNAHVILEQAPAEPADEVESGGAGLPVVPWVLSGRSSDALRSQATRLRAYAQTSADLSTVAVASALTTRTPFENRAVIYGRDHAELLAGLHCLAVGDPAANLIQGTAAGPGRTAFLFAGQGAQRVGMGRGLYGAFPVFAEAFDAVCARVGGGLREVVFGEDVELLGRTEWAQPALFAVEVALFRLVESFGVRPDFVMGHSVGEIAAAHVAGVFSLEDACALVVARGRLMQGLPSGGVMVAVEAAEDEVLALLEGREGEVSVAAVNGPRAVVIAGVEAAVAEIAGRLRALGRRASGLRVSHAFHSPLMEPMLEAFREVAEGIAYGSASIPVVSNVSGRLAVEGELASAEYWVRHVREAVRFADGVGVLAGEGVTRFLEIGPDGTLTALAQNSLPDDTGEALFASMLRKDRSEVDTVVACVAAGYTAGLFVDWTAVIGEVSTAGVDLPTYAFQRERFWPQTKRSEVVRDAELWEPTESEEARELAHTLNIGEDVVQEVLAGLSARHRDRAVRAEVDGWQYRVDWQEAALPSGDGPFGRWLVLHSAGRSDHLDTVTAALPEHLLLSLSDDPDRAELARAVAALPGRRIAGAVILCDTLVQALIATQAMGDAKVAGPTWLVTRGAVSVGDLDDGPLQAEQAAVWGLGRVAALEHPDRWGGLVDLPEVADVNTAALLASVFSSSSEDQLALRDGRIHARRLRQSPAQRRPAGPGWKPEGKILLTGGTGALGAHVARWLVRRGATDLVLTGRQGPDADGADELVAELRDSGAQRVSVEACDVSDRAAVADLLSRHRVSAVFHAAGVPDHMPFDDIDAARVRRVMGAKAWGAVYLDELTRGWDLSAFVVFSSIAGVWGSGGQGAYAAANAWADAVVESRRGRGLVGVSVGWGPWAGGGMVSGEGAVELGRRGLRVMDPGRALVGLESVLEGGGGSVVVADVEWDRFVPAFTSRRPSPLLTTLPRLTGSDVVEEHATEDARAVLTARLAHRPEKERLRALRELVRKWTGVVLGRSEGSPSDLDRPFKDVGFDSLMAVELRNQLHTETGLRLPSTLVFDHPSPRHLADHLHDELFGRSDGMNTVPGTPLRPGPGDEASFRDAIAAIPFSHWEESGLLAAVLSLADSGPIGRTTAEAVPSGPTAYGAARFTGTFEQSQDGDESASGAIDAMDVDALVQLALGDSTS is encoded by the coding sequence GTGAGCGAGGACAGGCTGCGAGAGTTCCTGACCCGAGTCTCCAGCGACCTCCAGCGCACCCGCGCCCGGCTGCGCCAGGTCGAGGGCAGGGCAACGGAACCGATCGCCGTCGTCTCCATGAGCTGCCGCTACCCCGGAGGGGTGCGCACACCGGAGGATCTCTGGCACCTCGTCGACACGGGCACCGACGGCGTCTCCGCCTTCCCGGACAACCGCGGCTGGGACCTCGACGCCCTCTACAATCCCGATCCCGCCAACCCCGGCACCTGCTACACCCGGGAAGGCGGCTTCCTCCATGACGCAGCCGACTTCGACCCCGCCTTCTTCGGCATGTCCCCGCGTGAGGCCCTCGCCACCGACCCGCAGCAGCGCGTCCTGCTCGAGATCGTCTGGGAATCCCTCGAACGGGCCGGCCTGCGTCCGGCCGACCTGCGCGGAAGCGCCACCGGAGTGTTCGCCGGAGTCATGTACAACGACTACGCCACCCGGTTCCCCGAGCCGCCCCCCGGCGTCGAGGGCCATCTCGGCAACGGCAGCGCCGCGAGCATCGCCTCGGGGCGCGTCTCCTACACCTTCGGCTTCGAGGGGCCCGCCGTCACGGTGGACACCGCGTGCTCCTCCTCCCTCGTCGCCCTCCACCTCGCGGTGCAGTCACTGCGGCAGGGCGAGTGCGACCTCGCTCTCGCGGGCGGTGTCGCCTTCATGTCGACGCCGGTCACCTTCCTGGAGTTCAGCCGACAGCGCGGACTCGCGCCGGACGGACGCTGCAAGTCCTTCGCCGACGCCACCGACGGCACCGGCTGGGGCGAGGGTGCCGGCGTCCTCCTGCTCGAACGCCTCTCCGACGCGCGTCGCAACGGCCACGAGGTGCTCGCCGTCGTCCGCGGCTCCGCCGTCAACCAGGACGGCGCGAGCAGCGGACTCACCGCTCCCAACGGTCCGTCCCAACAGCGCGTCATCCGCCAGGCGTTGACCTCCGCCGGGCTCTCCCCGCTGGACGTCGACGCCGTCGAGGCGCACGGCACCGGCACCACCCTCGGCGACCCCATCGAGGCCCAGGCACTCCTGGCCGCCTACGGACAGGACCGCGCCGAGGACCGTCCGCTCTGGCTCGGCTCCCTGAAGTCCAACATCGGTCACACCCAGGCCGCCGCGGGGGTCGGCGGTGTCATCAAGATGGTCATGGCGCTGCGCCATGCCCGCCTGCCCCGCACTCTGCACGTCGACGCGCCCACGACCAAGGTCGACTGGACCGAGGGCCACGTCCGTCTGCTCACCGAACCCGTCGTGTGGCCGCCCGGTGACCGGCCGCGGCGCGCCGGGGTGTCCGCGTTCGGGGTCTCCGGCACCAACGCCCACGTCATCCTGGAGGAGACCCCGCCGGACGAGGCCGAGGCCACGGAACCGGAAGACGCCGACTCGACACCCGAACCCACGGCGCCGCCGGTCGTCCCGTGGGTCCTCTCCGCCCGGACCGCCGACGCCCTGAGAGCTCAGGCCACCGGCCTGCTCGACCACCTCGACGCGCACCCGGGGACCGACGACCTGGCCGTCGCCCGCACGCTGACCCTTCGACGCTCCCTCTTCGAACAACGCGCCGTCGTCCTCGGCACCGATTGCGAGACCCTCACCGCGGGCCTCGACGTCCTCGCCGCCGGCGGCACCTCACCCGACGTCATCACCGCGACCGCCCGCCGGGGTGGTCGGACGGCGTTCTTGTTCGCTGGTCAGGGTGCGCAGCGGGTGGGGATGGGGCGTGAGCTGTATGCGTCGTTCCCGGTGTTCGCGGATGCGTTCGACGCGGTGTGCGCACAAGTGGGGGGTGGGTTGCGGGAGGTGGTGTTCGGCGAGGATGTGGAGTTGCTGGGGCGTACGGAGTGGGCGCAGCCTGCGTTGTTCGCGGTCGAGGTGGCTCTTTTCCGTCTGGTGGAGTCGTTCGGGGTGCGTCCGGACTTTGTGATGGGGCATTCGGTCGGTGAGATCGCGGCGGCGCATGTGGCGGGTGTCCTGTCTTTGGAGGATGCGTGTGCGCTGGTGGTGGCGCGGGGGCGGTTGATGCAGGGGTTGCCGTCGGGTGGGGTGATGGTGGCGGTGGAGGCGGCCGAGGGCGAGGTGCTGGCGCTGTTGGAGGGCCGTGAGGGTGAGGTGTCGGTCGCTGCGGTGAACGGTCCGCGTGCGGTGGTGATCGCGGGTGTCGAGGCGGCGGTCGCCGGGGTCGTTGAGGTGTTGAAGGCGCGAGGTCGGCGGGCGTCTGGTCTGCGGGTGTCGCATGCTTTCCATTCGCCGTTGATGGAGCCGATGCTGGAGGCTTTCCGTGAGGTGGCGGAGGGCATTGCCTACGGTTCCGCGTCGATTCCGGTTGTGTCGAACGTGTCGGGGCGGCTCGCGGTGGAGGGCGAGTTGGCGTCGGCGGAGTACTGGGTGCGGCATGTGCGGGAGGCGGTGCGTTTCGCCGACGGGATCGGTGTGCTGGCCGGTGAGGGCGTGACGCGGTTCCTGGAGATCGGCCCGGACGCCACCCTCACCGCACTCGCCCGGACCGCTGTCGAAGAGAGCGGCGGTGAAGCCCTTTTCGCCGCAACACTCCGTAAGGACCGGGACGAGTCTCGGACCACGGTGGCGGCGATGGCAGCGCTGCACGTCTCCGGCAGCCCCGTGGACTGGAAGATGCTCCTGAACGGCACGGACGAGTCGGTCCAGTTGCCCACATACCCCTTCCAGCGGACACGCTACTGGCTCGATCCTGTCGCGAACCACGCCGGACGACAGGGGGGACACCCGCTGCTCTCGGACGGAATCGGCCTCGCCGACTCCACCACCGTGGTGGCCACGGGACGTCTCTCCCCGCGCACGCAGCCCTGGCTCGGCGAACTCGCCACCGGGGGCGGCTCGCTCGTGGCCGCCTCCGTCCTGACCGACCTGGCTCTTCACGCGGGACGCGGCGTCGGCGCCCATCACCTTGCCGAACTGCGCGTCGACACCCCCCTGCCGCTCTCCACGACCGGGGAGATAGAGGTGCAGACGGTCACGGAGGCAGTCCAGGGCGAGCGGCGTTGGACCTTCGCACTGCACGGACGACCGTACGACCCCGACGCCGGCCCGTCGGACGAGGACCGGCCCTGGACCCGCCACGCCCGCGGAATCCTGCTCGGTGGCCCCGATGATCCGACCGGCCCGAGCCCCGACGCCTCCGAACCCGCCGCAGCCTGGCCCCCGCCGGGCGCGGTGCCCGTCCACCTGGACGAGGTGTACACCGACCTCGACCTGCCTCGCTCGCCGGTGCTGACAGCAGTCTGGCGTCTGGGGAACGAGGTCTTCGCGGAGGCCGCCCTGCCGGAGGCGGCGGAAGCCGAGGCGGCCAGGTTCGCCGTTCACCCCGCCCTCCTGGACTCCGCCCTGCTCGTCCTGACGGCAGCCGGGCAGCCGGTGCCACACCTCGTGGCCTGGTCCGGAGTCACCCTCCACGCGCGTGCGGCGGCGAGCATACGGCTGCACGTCGTTCCGCGCTCGACGACGGAAAGCGAGCTCCGGCTGCTGGACGTCACGGGGGCCCCCGTCCTGACCGCCTCGGCTGTAACCGTACTGCCCTTCGACGCCGACGAACGTCCCGACGCCGTCGGGCACCTCGGCAGTGACCTCTACAGCGTCACATGGGTGGCGGCCGAGGCCGCCACGGAGCGGGACAACGTCGGGGCCGTGGCCCACAAGAGCCCGGAAGAGCTCCTGACCGCACTGTCGGCCGCCTCGGACGACGCCCCCTTCGCCGACCTCGTCGCCCTCCGGTGGCACACCGCGGACGCCTACAGCGACGCCGGGCTCGTGCCCGACGTGCACACTGCCGCCGAGCAAGCGCTCCGTCTGCTCCAGCGCTGGCTCACCGAAACGCGTGCCGACCACTCACGTCTGCTGCTGCTCACTCGCGGTGCGGTCGCCGCGCGCCCCGGCGAGACTGTGGTCGACCTGCCCGCAGCTGCGGTGCGAGGGCTGTTCAAGTCGGCCGCGTCGGAGAACCCCGGACGGATCCTGCTCCTCGACACCGACACCGACACCGACACGGACACCACTCCCACCGACGACCAGCTCAAGGACGCGGCCAGGCGAGGAAGGGACGAACTCGTACTGCGTAACGCGCAATTGTTCGCTCCGATGCTCACACGGGTCACGGCCCCGGCGCAGCGACCGGCCGCAGCGGCCTTTCCCGCGGACCGGACGGTGCTCGTCACCGGTGGCACCGGCACGGTGGGCTCCGCCACCGTCCGCCATCTCGTGCACCGTCACGGTGTGCGTCACCTGCTCCTCGTCACCCGGCGGGGCCCGCAGGCCCCTGGCGCTGCCGAACTGATCGCCGAACTCGCCGCCGTCGATGCCCGAGTCACCGTCGTGAGCTGCGACGCGGCCGACCGCGACGCCCTCGCCGACGTCATCCGCGACATCTCGCCCGAACACCCGCTCGGCGCCGTGGTGCACATCGCCGGAACGCTCGACGACCGCGTGGTCACCTCCCTCACCCCGGAGCGACTCACCTCGGTGCTGCGGCCCAAGGTCGACGCGGCGGTCCATCTCCACGAGCTGACACGACACCTCGACCTGTCGGCGTTCGTACTGTTCTCCTCGGCCGCCGCCACGTTCGCCGGTCCTGGCCAGGGCAACTACGTCGCCGCGAACTCCTTCCTCGACGCCTTCGCCGTGAGTCTGCGTGGCGACGGACGGCCCGCGGTGTCCGTCGCCTGGGGTCTGTGGGACGCCGACAGCGCCATGACCAGCGGTCTCACCGATGCCGCGCAGAACCGCGCCGCCCGCAACGGCATCGGCGCGCTGGCCACCGGCGACGCCCTCGCCCTCTTCGACCGTGCTCTGACCCACACCGACGTCACCCCGATCCCACTCCGTCTGGACCGCGCCGCACTGCGCCGGACCGCCGACAGGCTGCCCCCGTTGCTGCGTGCCCTGGCGGGCCGCCCCACTCTGCGTGAGGCGGCGTCAGCCGCGCGATCCGCCGCCCCGCAGCTCGACCTGCTCGACCTGCCCGAGTCCCGCCGCGGCGAGGCGGTGGCTGGACTCGTGCGGCGCACGCTGGCCGACGTGCTCGGGCACGCCCCCGAAGCGCACATCCGCCCGGACACGCCGTTCACGCAGCTGGGCCTCGATTCCCTGACCGCACTGGAGCTGCGGAACTCCCTCAGCGCAGCGACCGGAATACGGCTGCCGGCGACCCTCGTCTTCGACCACCCCACGCCCGAAGCGGTCACCGAACTCCTCCAGGCCGCACTGGCGCCGTCCTTACACACGAACGCCTCCGCGGTCCGCCTCTCCGAGCCCGCCGCGCTCGCCGACGATCCCATCGCGATCATCGGCATGGGCTGTCGATTCCCGGGGGGTGTCGAGACACCCGAACAGTTCTGGGATCTGCTCCGGCAAGGGGAGGACTCCATCGGCGGCTTCCCCACGGACCGTGGCTGGGACAACCTCACCGCATTCGACGGACTGGACGGCGCCGGACGCGACACGTCGGCGTACCCCCGTCACGGTGGGTTCCTGTCCGATGTCGGTCGGTTCGACGCGGAGTTCTTCGGGGTGTCGCCGCGTGAGGCGTTGGCGATGGATCCGCAGCAGCGGTTGTTGCTGGAGGTTTCGTGGGAGGCGGTGGAGCGGGCGGGGTTGGATCCCCGGTCGTTGCGGGGGAGTCGTACGGGTGTGTTCGTGGGGACGAACGGTCAGGACTATCCGGCGTTGTTGAGTCTGTCGGAGGGTGACTTCGGCGGCTATGTCGGCACGGGCAACGCCGCGAGCGTGGCGTCGGGCCGGGTGTCGTACGCCCTGGGTCTTGAAGGTCCGGCGGTCACGATCGACACGGCGTGCTCGTCGTCGCTGGTCGCCCTGCACCTTGCCGCGCAGTCGCTCCGCTCAGACGAGTGCTCGAAGGCCCTCGTGGCAGGCGTCACCGTGATGTCCACCCCCGCTGCTTTCGTGGAGTTCGGTCGTCAGGGTGGGTTGGCGGTGGATGGTCGGTGCAGGGCGTTCGGTGAGGGTGCGGATGGTACGGGGTGGGGTGAGGGGGTGGGTGTCCTGTTGGTGGAGCGGTTGTCGGATGCGCGTCGGTTGGGGCATCGGGTGTTGGCGGTGGTGCGGGGTTCGGCGGTGAATCAGGATGGTGCGTCGAACGGGTTGACGGCTCCGAACGGTCCGTCGCAGCAGCGGGTGATTCGGGCGGCGTTGGGGTCGGCGGGGCTGTCGGCGGTGGATGTGGATGTGGTGGAGGCGCATGGGACGGGGACGCGGTTGGGTGATCCGATCGAGGCGCAGGCGTTGCTGGCGACGTATGGCCAGGGCCGTGTCGAGGGGCGGCCGTTGTGGTTGGGGTCGGTGAAGTCGAATGTGGGTCATACGCAGGCGGCTGCGGGTGTGGCCGGTGTGATCAAGATGGTGCTGGCGTTGCGTCGTGGGGTGTTGCCGGCGACGTTGCATGTGGGGGAGCCGTCGTCGCATGTGGACTGGTCGGCGGGGGAGGTGCGGCTGCTGACGGAGGCGCAGCCGTGGCCCGAGGCCGATGGGCGGGTACGACGTGCGGGAGTGTCGTCGTTCGGTCTGTCGGGGACCAACGCGCACGTCATCCTGGAGCAGGCCCCGGCCGAACCGGCGGACGAGGTAGAGAGTGGGGGTGCGGGTCTGCCGGTGGTGCCGTGGGTGTTGTCCGGACGCAGCTCCGACGCCCTGCGCTCACAGGCCACCCGACTGCGTGCCTACGCGCAGACGAGTGCGGATCTCAGCACCGTTGCTGTGGCGAGTGCTCTGACCACCCGCACTCCTTTCGAGAACCGCGCCGTCATCTACGGCCGCGATCACGCGGAACTGCTGGCCGGCCTCCACTGCCTTGCCGTCGGGGATCCCGCCGCCAACCTGATTCAGGGCACAGCGGCGGGTCCCGGCCGGACGGCGTTCTTGTTCGCTGGTCAGGGTGCGCAGCGGGTGGGGATGGGGCGTGGGTTGTATGGGGCGTTTCCGGTGTTCGCGGAGGCGTTCGACGCGGTGTGTGCCCGGGTGGGGGGTGGGTTGCGGGAGGTGGTGTTCGGCGAGGATGTGGAGTTGCTGGGGCGTACGGAGTGGGCGCAGCCTGCGTTGTTCGCGGTCGAGGTGGCTCTTTTCCGTCTGGTGGAGTCGTTCGGGGTGCGTCCGGACTTTGTGATGGGGCATTCGGTCGGTGAGATCGCGGCGGCGCATGTGGCGGGTGTGTTCTCGCTGGAGGATGCGTGTGCGTTGGTGGTGGCGCGGGGGCGGTTGATGCAGGGGTTGCCGTCGGGTGGGGTGATGGTGGCGGTGGAGGCGGCCGAGGATGAGGTGTTGGCGCTGTTGGAGGGCCGTGAGGGTGAGGTGTCGGTCGCTGCGGTGAACGGTCCGCGTGCGGTGGTGATCGCGGGTGTCGAGGCGGCGGTCGCCGAGATCGCCGGTCGGCTCAGGGCGTTGGGTCGGCGGGCGTCTGGTCTGCGGGTGTCGCATGCGTTCCATTCGCCGTTGATGGAGCCGATGCTGGAGGCTTTCCGTGAGGTGGCGGAGGGCATCGCCTACGGTTCCGCGTCGATTCCGGTTGTGTCGAATGTGTCGGGGCGGCTCGCGGTGGAGGGCGAGTTGGCGTCGGCGGAGTACTGGGTGCGGCATGTGCGGGAGGCGGTGCGTTTCGCCGACGGGGTCGGTGTGCTGGCCGGCGAGGGTGTGACGCGGTTCCTGGAGATCGGCCCCGATGGCACCCTCACCGCACTCGCGCAGAACAGCCTCCCCGACGACACCGGCGAGGCACTCTTCGCATCGATGCTCCGCAAGGACCGGAGCGAGGTGGATACCGTCGTCGCGTGCGTCGCCGCTGGATACACGGCGGGACTCTTCGTCGACTGGACCGCCGTGATCGGTGAGGTCTCCACGGCCGGTGTCGACCTGCCGACGTACGCCTTCCAGCGCGAGCGGTTCTGGCCGCAGACCAAGCGCAGTGAAGTCGTGCGCGACGCGGAACTCTGGGAACCCACCGAATCGGAGGAAGCGCGCGAGCTGGCGCACACGTTGAACATCGGCGAGGACGTCGTCCAGGAGGTCCTGGCGGGACTGTCGGCCCGGCATCGGGATCGCGCGGTCAGAGCCGAGGTGGATGGCTGGCAGTACCGTGTCGACTGGCAGGAGGCTGCCCTCCCGTCCGGTGACGGTCCTTTCGGGCGGTGGCTGGTGCTCCATTCGGCGGGGCGCTCGGATCACCTGGACACGGTGACCGCTGCTCTGCCCGAGCACCTGCTCCTGTCCCTCTCGGACGATCCCGACCGTGCGGAGCTGGCCCGCGCCGTCGCTGCCCTCCCGGGCCGGCGGATCGCCGGAGCCGTGATCCTGTGCGACACGCTGGTGCAGGCACTCATCGCCACACAGGCAATGGGTGACGCGAAGGTGGCAGGGCCCACCTGGCTGGTGACCCGGGGAGCGGTTTCCGTGGGCGACCTCGACGACGGTCCACTGCAGGCCGAGCAGGCCGCCGTGTGGGGACTGGGTCGTGTCGCCGCACTGGAGCACCCCGATCGCTGGGGCGGCCTCGTCGATCTGCCGGAGGTGGCGGATGTGAACACCGCCGCGCTCCTCGCGTCGGTCTTCTCATCCTCGTCGGAGGATCAACTCGCTCTCCGCGACGGCCGGATCCATGCCCGCAGGCTTCGGCAGAGCCCAGCTCAACGGCGGCCCGCCGGACCGGGCTGGAAACCGGAAGGGAAGATCCTGCTCACCGGCGGCACCGGTGCTCTCGGCGCGCACGTCGCACGCTGGCTCGTCCGGCGTGGAGCCACCGACCTGGTTCTCACCGGTCGTCAGGGCCCCGACGCCGACGGAGCTGACGAACTCGTCGCCGAGCTACGCGACTCGGGCGCGCAACGGGTGAGCGTCGAAGCATGCGACGTGTCCGACCGGGCAGCCGTCGCCGACCTGCTCTCCCGGCATCGCGTCAGCGCCGTCTTCCATGCCGCCGGCGTCCCGGACCACATGCCCTTCGACGACATCGATGCCGCTCGTGTTCGGCGGGTGATGGGGGCGAAGGCGTGGGGTGCGGTGTATTTGGATGAGTTGACGCGTGGTTGGGATCTGTCTGCGTTCGTGGTGTTCTCCTCGATTGCGGGTGTGTGGGGGAGTGGGGGGCAGGGGGCGTATGCGGCGGCGAACGCGTGGGCTGATGCGGTGGTGGAGTCGCGTCGTGGTCGTGGTCTGGTGGGTGTGTCGGTGGGGTGGGGTCCGTGGGCGGGTGGGGGGATGGTGTCGGGTGAGGGTGCGGTGGAGTTGGGTCGTCGTGGGTTGCGGGTGATGGATCCGGGGCGTGCTCTGGTGGGGTTGGAGTCGGTGTTGGAGGGCGGTGGGGGTTCGGTGGTGGTGGCTGATGTGGAGTGGGACCGTTTCGTTCCGGCGTTCACCAGCCGCCGTCCCAGCCCCCTGCTCACCACCCTCCCGCGCCTGACCGGCTCTGACGTCGTCGAAGAGCACGCGACCGAAGACGCTCGAGCCGTGCTGACCGCCCGCTTGGCACACCGACCTGAGAAGGAACGTCTGCGCGCGTTGCGGGAACTGGTCCGTAAGTGGACCGGGGTGGTGCTCGGTCGCTCCGAAGGCTCGCCCTCGGACCTCGACCGGCCCTTCAAGGACGTGGGTTTCGACTCCCTCATGGCCGTCGAGCTCCGCAATCAGCTCCATACCGAGACCGGGCTGCGGCTGCCGTCGACACTGGTCTTCGACCATCCGAGCCCGCGCCACCTCGCTGATCACCTGCACGACGAGTTGTTCGGCCGATCGGACGGCATGAATACGGTGCCGGGAACGCCGCTACGGCCAGGGCCGGGTGACGAGGCTTCATTCCGTGACGCAATTGCCGCGATCCCCTTCTCGCATTGGGAGGAGAGCGGCCTGCTGGCAGCCGTGCTGTCGCTGGCGGACAGCGGCCCGATCGGACGGACCACCGCCGAGGCCGTGCCGTCCGGGCCCACGGCGTACGGCGCCGCCCGCTTCACGGGCACGTTCGAGCAGTCGCAGGACGGCGACGAGTCCGCATCCGGCGCGATCGACGCCATGGACGTCGACGCACTCGTTCAACTGGCCCTGGGCGACTCCACCTCCTGA